A part of Leucoraja erinacea ecotype New England chromosome 44, Leri_hhj_1, whole genome shotgun sequence genomic DNA contains:
- the LOC129714971 gene encoding breast cancer metastasis-suppressor 1 homolog isoform X3, which produces MPGQQPQRDKDEEKADEEMEHDSVENEESSDEESGSTSASEEEGEDSSEMDDEDCERRRTECLDEMSDLEKQFTDLKEQLYQERLSQVEAKLDEVIAGKATEYLEPLAVLQTNMKIRSEVAGVYKDLCLEVIRNRYECELQGARQHLESEKLLLFDNMQNELLERIQRLEEDKQSIDITSEWWNEEARGKRNKKKCDILKPEKKKKAASVSGPYIVYMLRDIDILEDWAAIKKAKAVINQQKRKSDGTGSEATHGKKGKISAQLLSDSVLPKQEKHVYVAKCEDGRLFYEGDWYSKGQSIILEMKDETPAQMCKPSCSILSAYDTCSVRLVSL; this is translated from the exons ATGCCTGGACAGCAGCCGCAGAGAGACAAGGACGAGGAGAAGGCTGATGAGGAAATGGAGCATGATTCCGTGGAAAATGAGGAGAGCTCGGATGAAGAGAGTGGCAGTACCTCGGCATCTGAGGAGGAGGGCGAGGACAGCTCAG AGATGGACGATGAGGACTGCGAGCGACGTCGCACTGAATGCCTGGATGAGATGTCGGACCTGGAGAAGCAGTTCACGGATCTGAAAGAACA ACTGTACCAAGAGAGACTGAGCCAGGTAGAAGCCAAACTGGACGAGGTGATCGCAGGGAAGGCAACTGAGTACTTGGAGCCCCTGGCTGTCCTGCAGACGAACATGAAAATCAGATCTGAGGTAGCAG GAGTATATAAAGATCTATGTTTGGAGGTAATCAGAAATAGGTACGAGTGTGAACTGCAGGGAGCTCGGCAACACCTGGAG AGTGAGAAGCTGTTGTTGTTTGATAACATGCAGAACGAGCTGTTGGAAAGAATTCAGCGACTGGAGGAGGACAAGCAAAGTATAGACATTACCTCAG AATGGTGGAACGAGGAGGCCCGAGGGAAACGGAACAAGAAGAAGTGTGACATCTTGAAACCggaaaagaagaagaaggcagCGAGTGTGTCCG GTCCATACATTGTCTACATGTTACGAGATATCGATATTTTGGAGGACTGGGCTGCCATCAAAAAG GCGAAAGCAGTCATCAATCAGCAAAAAAGAAAATCAGACG GTACAGGTTCTGAAGCAACTCATGGCAAGAAGGGGAAAATCTCAGCACAGCTATTAAGTGACTCGG TGCTACCCAAACAGGAGAAGCATGTTTACGTGGCCAAGTGCGAAGATGGCCGACTTTTCTACGAGGGGGACTGGTACAGTAAAGGACAGAGCATTATACTGGAGATGAAGGATGAGACGCCAGCGCA aatgtgcaagcccagctgctccattctctcagcatatgacacatGCAGTGTTCGGCTGGTTAGCCTTTGA
- the LOC129714971 gene encoding breast cancer metastasis-suppressor 1 homolog isoform X2: MPGQQPQRDKDEEKADEEMEHDSVENEESSDEESGSTSASEEEGEDSSEMDDEDCERRRTECLDEMSDLEKQFTDLKEQLYQERLSQVEAKLDEVIAGKATEYLEPLAVLQTNMKIRSEVAGVYKDLCLEVIRNRYECELQGARQHLENELLERIQRLEEDKQSIDITSEWWNEEARGKRNKKKCDILKPEKKKKAASVSGPYIVYMLRDIDILEDWAAIKKAKAVINQQKRKSDGTGSEATHGKKGKISAQLLSDSVLPKQEKHVYVAKCEDGRLFYEGDWYSKGQSIILEMKDETPAHAMITAVSTGEVWLRRSDGSKTKLYISQLQKGKYSIHMP; the protein is encoded by the exons ATGCCTGGACAGCAGCCGCAGAGAGACAAGGACGAGGAGAAGGCTGATGAGGAAATGGAGCATGATTCCGTGGAAAATGAGGAGAGCTCGGATGAAGAGAGTGGCAGTACCTCGGCATCTGAGGAGGAGGGCGAGGACAGCTCAG AGATGGACGATGAGGACTGCGAGCGACGTCGCACTGAATGCCTGGATGAGATGTCGGACCTGGAGAAGCAGTTCACGGATCTGAAAGAACA ACTGTACCAAGAGAGACTGAGCCAGGTAGAAGCCAAACTGGACGAGGTGATCGCAGGGAAGGCAACTGAGTACTTGGAGCCCCTGGCTGTCCTGCAGACGAACATGAAAATCAGATCTGAGGTAGCAG GAGTATATAAAGATCTATGTTTGGAGGTAATCAGAAATAGGTACGAGTGTGAACTGCAGGGAGCTCGGCAACACCTGGAG AACGAGCTGTTGGAAAGAATTCAGCGACTGGAGGAGGACAAGCAAAGTATAGACATTACCTCAG AATGGTGGAACGAGGAGGCCCGAGGGAAACGGAACAAGAAGAAGTGTGACATCTTGAAACCggaaaagaagaagaaggcagCGAGTGTGTCCG GTCCATACATTGTCTACATGTTACGAGATATCGATATTTTGGAGGACTGGGCTGCCATCAAAAAG GCGAAAGCAGTCATCAATCAGCAAAAAAGAAAATCAGACG GTACAGGTTCTGAAGCAACTCATGGCAAGAAGGGGAAAATCTCAGCACAGCTATTAAGTGACTCGG TGCTACCCAAACAGGAGAAGCATGTTTACGTGGCCAAGTGCGAAGATGGCCGACTTTTCTACGAGGGGGACTGGTACAGTAAAGGACAGAGCATTATACTGGAGATGAAGGATGAGACGCCAGCGCA TGCGATGATAACTGCTGTGAGCACAGGAGAGGTCTGGCTCCGCCGGTCAGATGGCAGCAAAACCAAGCTGTACATCAGCCAGCTGCAAAAAGGGAAATACTCCATCCACATGCCGTGA
- the LOC129714971 gene encoding breast cancer metastasis-suppressor 1 homolog isoform X1, giving the protein MPGQQPQRDKDEEKADEEMEHDSVENEESSDEESGSTSASEEEGEDSSEMDDEDCERRRTECLDEMSDLEKQFTDLKEQLYQERLSQVEAKLDEVIAGKATEYLEPLAVLQTNMKIRSEVAGVYKDLCLEVIRNRYECELQGARQHLESEKLLLFDNMQNELLERIQRLEEDKQSIDITSEWWNEEARGKRNKKKCDILKPEKKKKAASVSGPYIVYMLRDIDILEDWAAIKKAKAVINQQKRKSDGTGSEATHGKKGKISAQLLSDSVLPKQEKHVYVAKCEDGRLFYEGDWYSKGQSIILEMKDETPAHAMITAVSTGEVWLRRSDGSKTKLYISQLQKGKYSIHMP; this is encoded by the exons ATGCCTGGACAGCAGCCGCAGAGAGACAAGGACGAGGAGAAGGCTGATGAGGAAATGGAGCATGATTCCGTGGAAAATGAGGAGAGCTCGGATGAAGAGAGTGGCAGTACCTCGGCATCTGAGGAGGAGGGCGAGGACAGCTCAG AGATGGACGATGAGGACTGCGAGCGACGTCGCACTGAATGCCTGGATGAGATGTCGGACCTGGAGAAGCAGTTCACGGATCTGAAAGAACA ACTGTACCAAGAGAGACTGAGCCAGGTAGAAGCCAAACTGGACGAGGTGATCGCAGGGAAGGCAACTGAGTACTTGGAGCCCCTGGCTGTCCTGCAGACGAACATGAAAATCAGATCTGAGGTAGCAG GAGTATATAAAGATCTATGTTTGGAGGTAATCAGAAATAGGTACGAGTGTGAACTGCAGGGAGCTCGGCAACACCTGGAG AGTGAGAAGCTGTTGTTGTTTGATAACATGCAGAACGAGCTGTTGGAAAGAATTCAGCGACTGGAGGAGGACAAGCAAAGTATAGACATTACCTCAG AATGGTGGAACGAGGAGGCCCGAGGGAAACGGAACAAGAAGAAGTGTGACATCTTGAAACCggaaaagaagaagaaggcagCGAGTGTGTCCG GTCCATACATTGTCTACATGTTACGAGATATCGATATTTTGGAGGACTGGGCTGCCATCAAAAAG GCGAAAGCAGTCATCAATCAGCAAAAAAGAAAATCAGACG GTACAGGTTCTGAAGCAACTCATGGCAAGAAGGGGAAAATCTCAGCACAGCTATTAAGTGACTCGG TGCTACCCAAACAGGAGAAGCATGTTTACGTGGCCAAGTGCGAAGATGGCCGACTTTTCTACGAGGGGGACTGGTACAGTAAAGGACAGAGCATTATACTGGAGATGAAGGATGAGACGCCAGCGCA TGCGATGATAACTGCTGTGAGCACAGGAGAGGTCTGGCTCCGCCGGTCAGATGGCAGCAAAACCAAGCTGTACATCAGCCAGCTGCAAAAAGGGAAATACTCCATCCACATGCCGTGA